Genomic window (Bosea vaviloviae):
CGGCAGCGAGCGCCTTCGTGTCTCCCGCGGCGACGGCTGTGGCGTCGAGAGGCGTGTCGAGTTCGAAGGACTGGCCGCGATAGCGCATCTCGGCGGAATAGGTCAGCCGGTGCTCGCCGGAATAGCCCTGGTCGATATGCAGCCAGGAGAGCGCCTTCGCCTTCAACCCCTCGAACTCGTCGCGGATGACCACGCCGGTGGCCGGGGCGAGATCGGCATAGAGCGTCTTGATGAAGTCGCTCTTGATGTCGGCGATCAGGCCGCCCAGCGCCGAGAGCACGCCAGGCGTCGGCGGCACCACCGTCTCGCGCATGTTGAGTTCGCGGGCGAGGAAGGAGGCCATCATCGGGCCAGCCCCGCCGAAGGCGAGGCAGGAGAAATCGCGCGGGTCGATGCCGAAACGCGAGACCAGCGCGCTGACATCCGAATACATCCCGGAGACGGCGATGCGGATGATCGCCTCCGCCGTCTCCTCGATGCTGCGGCCGAGCTTTTCGGCAAGCTTGCCGACAACCGCGCGGGCCTTGTCGCGGTCGATCGTCACGGCGGAATAGCCGATCTCCGAAAGACCGACGAGACCGAGCGCGGCAAAAGCGTCGGTGATCGTGGCGCGCATGCCGCCGCGGCCATAGCAGGCCGGTCCCGGCCGCGAGCCGGCGCTCTCGGGCCCGACCTTGAGCACGCCTTGCGCATCGACCCAGGCGATCGAGCCGCCGCCTTCGCCGATCGAGCTCACCGAAACGGACGGAATGTGGATCTGGAACTCGCCGATCTGCTCGCCGACGCCATATTGCGGCTGGCCGTCGATGATGATCGCGACATCCGCCGAGGTGCCGCCGATGTCGAGGCTCATGCAGTGCTTGATGCCGCAGACCTCCGCGACATAAGCCGCGCCGATCACGCCCGAGGCCGTGCCGGACAGGATCATCTGCACGCACTCGCTCTTGCCCTGTTCGGCGGTCATCACGCCGCCATTCGATTTGGTCAGGCGCGGATCGACCGTGACGCCGGCATTCTTCAACGCGGCTTGCAGCGAGCCGAGATAATGCGCGACGCGCGGCTGCACATAGGCGCCGATCGCCGCCGTGATGGTGCGCTCGTACTCGCGGATGATCGGCCAGGTTTCGCTGGAGAGAAATACCGGGACCTCAGGCGCCAGGCGCTCGACGAGCGCCTTGACGGCGCGCTCATGGCCGGCGTTGCGATAGGAATGCAGCAGCGAGACAACGATGCCCTCCGCGCCTGCCGCCTGGGCCCCGGCCACGGCGCGGGCGACGCTGGCCTCGTCGAGCGCCGTTTCCTCGCTCCCGTCCGCCTTCATGCGGCCCACGATGCCGAAAACGCGGTCGCGCGGGATCAATGGCTCCGGCCGCTTCGAGAGCAGGTTGTACATGTTCGGGATCTTGAGGCGGGCGACCTCCAGCACATCCCGGAAATGCTCGGTGGTGAACAGGGCAAGCTTCAGCCCCTTGCGCTGGATCACCGTGTTGATGCCAACGGTCGTGCCATGGGTGAAATAGGTGATGTCGCCGGGCTTGATGCCGTAGCGCTCGCCGACGAGCCTGATGCCTTCGAGCACCTCCGCGCCCGGTTCGTCTGGCCGAGAGAACACCTTCAGCGTCTTGAGGCTCTGCGTATTCTCGTCGAACAGCGCGAAATCCGTGAACGATCCGCCGATATCGACGCCGACCCGATAACCCATTGAAACCTCCAGAGCCTGTCCCCCAGCTTCCGCTGGCAGCGCGCATGCGAATAGGTTTTTTCGCGTGTGCGATGGGATGGGGGGCACGCGCCAGCCGCATGCCGGCACAAACGCGGCAGCGCGGTCGGGGCTGGCCGGGAGCGGGCGCGGAGGACACCGCGCCGCACGCTCACCTCAGAGGTCGACGAGAACCCAGAGCACCACGGCATTGGTGGGGCCCTTCGAGGTCCAGGTGTGCTCGGTCGTGGCGTCGTAATAGACCGAGTCGCCCTTGTTCAGTTCCAGCGGCTCGTAGAGACGGCTGTGCACGACGAGCGTGCCTTCCTGCACCATCACGAAGATCTCCGCCTCCGACTTGGCCCAGGCCGGATATTCGTCGGGGGAGCGCGCCGTCACCGTGGTCAGGATCGGGGTGGCGCGCTTGTTCTTCAGGTCGGCGCAGAGCAGCACATTGT
Coding sequences:
- a CDS encoding hydantoinase/oxoprolinase family protein codes for the protein MGYRVGVDIGGSFTDFALFDENTQSLKTLKVFSRPDEPGAEVLEGIRLVGERYGIKPGDITYFTHGTTVGINTVIQRKGLKLALFTTEHFRDVLEVARLKIPNMYNLLSKRPEPLIPRDRVFGIVGRMKADGSEETALDEASVARAVAGAQAAGAEGIVVSLLHSYRNAGHERAVKALVERLAPEVPVFLSSETWPIIREYERTITAAIGAYVQPRVAHYLGSLQAALKNAGVTVDPRLTKSNGGVMTAEQGKSECVQMILSGTASGVIGAAYVAEVCGIKHCMSLDIGGTSADVAIIIDGQPQYGVGEQIGEFQIHIPSVSVSSIGEGGGSIAWVDAQGVLKVGPESAGSRPGPACYGRGGMRATITDAFAALGLVGLSEIGYSAVTIDRDKARAVVGKLAEKLGRSIEETAEAIIRIAVSGMYSDVSALVSRFGIDPRDFSCLAFGGAGPMMASFLARELNMRETVVPPTPGVLSALGGLIADIKSDFIKTLYADLAPATGVVIRDEFEGLKAKALSWLHIDQGYSGEHRLTYSAEMRYRGQSFELDTPLDATAVAAGDTKALAAAFHAEHERVYGHADPTAAVQVISLRLVISGKTTKPEFRRVEAVSEPATPLGHAEAWLDGAYRSIAVFNRNDLKPGQRFAGPAVITQDDCTTIVPPGLTVRVDEYANLRIVSEIAS